A single window of Lutzomyia longipalpis isolate SR_M1_2022 chromosome 1, ASM2433408v1 DNA harbors:
- the LOC129797474 gene encoding probable cationic amino acid transporter isoform X2, whose translation MKFSLPLPGGGTGVTLFSKLVRTKDLKGLQGDDPRSTKPKLTKCLTTLDLTSLGVGSCCGTGMYLVVGMVARNIAGPGVILSFFIAAIASIFSGACYAEFGVRVPHTSGSAYMYSYVTVGEFVAFVIGWNMILEYLIGTSACACALSASFDSLAGGSISRGIAESVGTIFGRPPDFVAFGITLFMTFVLALGASKSVIFNNTLNAVNIASWVFIMTAGLFYVDTDTWSEHQGFLPFGWSGVFTGAATCFYAFIGFDIIATTGEEAHSPQKSIPKAIVGSLIIVLIAYVSSSIILTLVVPFDHVDGESALVQMWTYVGAPKCRAVVAIGATAGLSVAMFGSMFPMPRVIYAMAQDGLIFKQLSHLWQRTNAPGIATIGSGLAAGVVALTVRLEILVEMMSIGTLLAYTLVSTCVLVLRYQPHSSSLVDLLPAQLRTPQPPGTPDPAHASTVLQVDGAKSSKSKQQNVTVRRVTRGSPDSDDSFIDDSPEGGFLGRDDQFLVSDRSENKFYGSVHGAPTGQPTPFDTLGLGVIGRKLAEYGYLCPGLFPWVNPGPATTESGMYVTKLVGIMYAFIFFLDLFMAIGWSGVFAGLVILCLVIGIIVILLIISRQPQNRYALAFLTPGLPFIPTIAITVNVYLIFKLSILTLVRFTVWMTLGGI comes from the exons atgaaattttctctaccCTTACCTGGTGGTGGGACTGGTGTCACACTGTTTTCTAAACTTGTGAGGACAAAAGACTTAAAAGGACTCCAGGGCGACGATCCGCGGAGCACAAAGCCCAAACTTACG AAATGCTTGACAACGCTCGACTTGACATCCCTTGGTGTAGGATCGTGTTGCGGAACCGGCATGTACTTGGTGGTTGGAATGGTGGCAAGAAATATCGCTGGTCCCGGAGTGATACTCAGTTTTTTCATTGCAGCAATAGCTAGTATATTTTCAG GTGCTTGCTACGCGGAATTTGGCGTGAGAGTACCCCACACCTCTGGCTCAGCCTACATGTACTCGTATGTGACGGTGGGGGAGTTTGTTGCATTCGTAATAGGATGGAATATGATTTTAGAATATCTGATAG ggACAAGTGCATGTGCGTGCGCTCTATCAGCAAGCTTCGATTCTCTGGCGGGTGGTTCTATCAGTCGTGGAATTGCTGAATCCGTGGGAACAATATTTGGTCGCCCGCCTGACTTTGTGGCGTTTGGGATCACACTCTTCATGACATTCGTACTGGCCTTGGGTGCTAGCAAGTCCGTAATATTCAACAACACTCTCAATGCCGTCAACATTGCATCATGGGTATTCATTATGACTGCTGGGCTTTTCTACGTGGACACAGATACGTGGAGTGAACACCAAGGTTTCCTTCCTTTTGGCTGGAGTGGTGTCTTTACGGGTGCTGCTACATGTTTCTACGCTTTCATTGGCTTTGATATCATTGCAACAACCGGAGAAGAAGCACATTCACCACAAAAGAGCATTCCAAAG GCTATCGTTGGATCACTTATAATTGTGTTGATTGCTTACGTTTCAAGTAGCATCATCCTTACTCTGGTTGTACCCTTTGATCATGTTGACGGTGAATCTGCTCTTGTGCAAATGTGGACCTACGTTGGAGCTCCAAAGTGTCGCGCAGTTGTTGCCATTGGTGCTACTGCAGGGCTTTCAGTGGCTATGTTCGGCTCAATGTTTCCCATGCCAAGAGTGATTTATGCAATGGCACAAGATGGTCTCATATTCAAACAACTCTCACATCTCTGGCAACGTACCAATGCTCCTGGGATTGCTACAATTGGAAGTGGTTTGGCTGCTGGAGTAGTTGCCTTGACAGTACGTTTGGAAATTCTTGTTGAGATGATGTCTATTGGTACTCTGCTAGCTTATACTCTTGTCTCAACATGCGTACTTGTTTTGCGCTACCAACCACATAGCAGCTCATTAGTGGATCTCCTTCCTGCCCAATTGCGAACACCACAACCACCAGGAACACCTGATCCAGCTCATGCCTCGACTGTTCTTCAAGTTGACGGAGCTAAATCAAGCAAGAGTAAACAACAAAATGTCACGGTACGTCGTGTGACACGTGGATCTCCGGATTCTGATGATTCCTTCATTGATGATAGTCCCGAGGGTGGTTTCTTGGGGCGGGATGACCAATTTCTGGTGTCTGATAGATCGGAGAATAAATTCTACGGAAGCGTGCATGGTGCACCTACGGGACAACCTACGCCATTTGACACCCTTGGGCTAGGGGTAATAGGACGCAAGCTAGCAGAATATGGGTACCTATGTCCCGGACTCTTTCCATGGGTTAACCCAGGTCCAGCCACCACTGAAAGTGGTATGTACGTGACGAAGCTCGTGGGAATCATGTACGCATTCATCTTTTTTCTCGACTTGTTCATGGCAATTGGATGGAGTGGAGTATTCGCTGGATTAGTGATATTATGTTTGGTGATAGGAATAATTGTGATACTATTGATTATATCCCGACAACCTCAAAATAG ATATGCTCTGGCATTTCTCACTCCCGGACTTCCATTTATTCCTACCATTGCCATAACCGTGAACGTGTATCTAATATTTAAGCTCAGCATTCTAACATTGGTCAGATTCACCGTGTGGATGACTTTAG GAGGAATTTGA
- the LOC129797454 gene encoding AP-2 complex subunit beta isoform X1 translates to MYCGSMYLWNNSTTNMTDSKYFTTTKKGEIFELKSELNNDKKEKKKEAVKKVIASMTVGKDVSALFPDVVNCMQTDNLELKKLVYLYLMNYAKSQPDMAIMAVNTFVKDCEDSNPLIRALAVRTMGCIRVDKITEYLCEPLRKCLKDEDPYVRKTAAVCVAKLYDISSSMVEDQGFLDQLKDLLSDSNPMVVANAVAALSEINEASQSGQPLVEMNSATINKLLTALNECTEWGQVFILDSLANYSPKDEREAQSICERITPRLAHANAAVVLSAVKVLMKLLEMLSSDSDFCATLTKKLAPPLVTLLSSEPEVQYVALRNINLIVQKRPDILKHEMKVFFVKYNDPIYVKLEKLDIMIRLANQGNIAQVLSELKEYATEVDVDFVRKAVRAIGRCAIKVEPSAERCVSTLLDLIQTKVNYVVQEAIVVIKDIFRKYPNKYESIISTLCENLDTLDEPEARASMVWIIGEYAERIDNADELLDSFLEGFQDENAQVQLQLLTAVVKLFLKRPADTQELVQHVLSLATQDSDNPDLRDRGFIYWRLLSTDPAAAKEVVLADKPLISEETDLLEPTLLDELICHISSLASVYHKPPTAFVEGRSAGIRKSLPNRQGSAEDGAHAVNEATVIPNQDSLIGDLLSMDIGVPMAQGAPEPVTSNVDLLGGGLDILLGGGGSGPTETNAAGGSGLLGDIFGISGSTSAMIQIPKIVWLPAEKGKGLEILGTFSRRGGQVFMDMTFTNKAMQAMTGFAIQLNKNSFGILPAAPLQVGPLQPSQSLDTSLQLATTGPVQRMEPLNNLQVAIKNNVDIFYFACLVHANALFSEDGQLDKRVFLTTWKEIPAANEVQYNLSGVHGSADSIAAKMTANNIYTIAKRNVEGQDMLYQSLKLTNNIWVLLELKLQPGNPDATLSLKTRSVEVSSMIFTAYESIIRSQ, encoded by the exons ATGTATTGTGGCTCGATG TATCTGTGGAATAACTCAACAACAAACATGACGGACTCAAAATACTTCACCACAACGAAGAAGGGAGAGATTTTCGAGTTAAAGTCCGAGCTCAATAATGataagaaggaaaagaagaaggaggCCGTAAAGAAA GTGATTGCCAGCATGACGGTGGGAAAGGACGTTTCTGCCCTCTTTCCTGACGTTGTCAACTGCATGCAAACGGATAATCTGGAGTTGAAGAAACTCGTCTATCTGTATCTGATGAACTACGCCAAATCCCAGCCTGACATGGCAATAATGGCCGTGAATACGTTTGTCAAG GATTGCGAAGATTCTAATCCACTAATTCGAGCTCTTGCTGTACGTACAATGGGATGCATTCGTGTGGACAAGATAACTGAGTATCTGTGTGAACCATTGAGAAAATGTCTCAAGGATGAGGATCCGTATGTAAGAAAGACAGCTGCAGTTTGTGTAGCTAAACTTTATGACATTTCCTCTTCAATg GTGGAAGATCAAGGCTTTCTGGATCAACTAAAAGATCTCCTATCGGACTCCAATCCGATGGTTGTTGCAAATGCCGTTGCGGCTCTCAGTGAGATAAACGAGGCTAGCCAGTCAGGACAGCCATTGGTGGAGATGAATTCTGCCACCATCAATAAACTCCTGACGGCCCTCAATGAGTGCACTGAGTGGGGTCAGGTGTTTATTCTTGATTCACTTGCAAACTACAGTCCAAAGGATGAGCGCGAGGCGCAGTCAATTTGCGAGAGAATCACCCCAAGATTGGCTCATGCGAATGCCGCTGTTGTCCTGAGTGCAGTCAAGGTGCTGATGAAGCTCCTCGAGATGCTCTCAAGCGACAGTGACTTTTGTGCTACATTAACTAAAAAATTGGCCCCACCCCTCGTAACGCTACTCTCTTCTGAGCCAGAGGTGCAATATGTGGCACTCCGGAATATTAATCTCATTGTGCAGAAACGTCCGGATATCCTCAAGCACGAAATGAAAGTCTTCTTCGTCAAATACAATGATCCAATCTATGTGAAATTGGAAAAGTTGGATATTATGATTCGTCTGGCAAATCAAGGCAATATTGCTCAAGTTCTCAGTGAACTGAAGGAGTATGCCACGGAAGTTGATGTAGACTTTGTAAGGAAGGCCGTACGGGCAATTGGACGGTGTGCTATTAAAGTTGAACCATCAGCTGAACGTTGTGTCTCAACGCTCCTCGATCTTATCCAGACGAAGGTTAACTATGTTGTCCAGGAAGCTATTGTCGtcataaaagatattttccgGAAGTATCCAAATAAGTATGAAAGTATCATCAGTACTCTATGTGAAAATCTTGACACTCTGGATGAACCAGAGGCACGTGCATCAATGGTGTGGATTATTGGGGAATACGCCGAAAGGATTGACAATGCCGATGAATTACTCGATAGCTTCTTAGAGGGCTTTCAAGATGAGAATGCTCAGGTGCAGCTGCAACTACTTACAGCTGTTGTAAAGCTCTTCCTGAAGCGTCCAGCAGATACACAAGAATTGGTTCAGCATGTCCTTTCGCTAGCTACTCAGGATAGTGATAATCCTGACTTGAGAGATCGTGGATTTATCTACTGGCGTTTGCTTTCAACCGATCCAGCTGCTGCAAAGGAAGTTGTGCTTGCGGATAAGCCCCTCATCTCGGAGGAAACAGATTTGCTGGAGCCCACCCTTCTTGATGAGTTGATTTGTCACATTTCCTCCTTGGCTAGTGTCTACCACAAGCCTCCGACAGCATTTGTTGAGGGACGCAGTGCTGGAATTCGCAAATCACTTCCCAATCGCCAGGGATCAGCGGAGGATGGTGCTCATGCAGTTAATGAGGCTACGGTGATTCCCAATCAAGATTCTCTCATTGGGGATTTGTTATCAATGGACATTGGTGTACCTATGGCACAAGGAGCCCCGGAACCCGTTACAAGCAATGTGGATCTTCTAGGAGGAGGATTGGATATCTTG cttGGAGGTGGTGGCAGCGGCCCAACTGAAACAAATGCCGCTGGCGGGTCAGGATTATTGGGTGATATCTTTGGAATATCCGGAAGTACCTCAGCAATGATTCAAATTCCAAAGATTGTATGGCTACCGGCGGAGAAGGGGAAAGGTCTCGAGATTCTGGGAACATTCTCACGGCGAGGTGGTCAGGTCTTCATGGATATGACATTTACAAATAAGGCTATGCAAGCCATGACAGGATTCGCCATTCAGCTCAATAAGAATAGCTTTGGAATTCTCCCAGCTGCCCCACTTCAAGTGGGTCCACTCCAGCCATCACAGAGCTTGGACACATCCTTACAATTGGCCACAACAGGACCCGTTCAGCGTATGGAGCCACTAAATAATCTCCAAGTGGCCATTAAGAACAACGTGGATATTTTCTACTTTGCCTGCCTCGTGCATGCCAATGCGCTATTTTCGGAGGATGGACAACTGGACAAGAGGGTGTTTCTGACAACCTGGAAAGAGATCCCAGCTGCTAATGAGGTGCAGTACAATCTGTCTGGAGTTCATGGATCGGCTGATAGTATTGCTGCAAAGATGACGGCAAATAACATCTACACAATTGCCAAAAGGAATGTCGAGGGACAGGATATGCTGTATCAATCCTTGAAGTTGACCAACAACATTTGGGTTCTGCTAGAGCTGAAACTACAACCAGGAAATCCCGATGCAACACTGAGTCTCAAGACGAGATCCGTGGAAGTATCATCGATGATCTTCACAGCATATGAAAGCATTATAAGATCTCAGTAA
- the LOC129797474 gene encoding high affinity cationic amino acid transporter 1 isoform X1: protein MKFSLPLPGGGTGVTLFSKLVRTKDLKGLQGDDPRSTKPKLTKCLTTLDLTSLGVGSCCGTGMYLVVGMVARNIAGPGVILSFFIAAIASIFSGACYAEFGVRVPHTSGSAYMYSYVTVGEFVAFVIGWNMILEYLIGTSACACALSASFDSLAGGSISRGIAESVGTIFGRPPDFVAFGITLFMTFVLALGASKSVIFNNTLNAVNIASWVFIMTAGLFYVDTDTWSEHQGFLPFGWSGVFTGAATCFYAFIGFDIIATTGEEAHSPQKSIPKAIVGSLIIVLIAYVSSSIILTLVVPFDHVDGESALVQMWTYVGAPKCRAVVAIGATAGLSVAMFGSMFPMPRVIYAMAQDGLIFKQLSHLWQRTNAPGIATIGSGLAAGVVALTVRLEILVEMMSIGTLLAYTLVSTCVLVLRYQPHSSSLVDLLPAQLRTPQPPGTPDPAHASTVLQVDGAKSSKSKQQNVTVRRVTRGSPDSDDSFIDDSPEGGFLGRDDQFLVSDRSENKFYGSVHGAPTGQPTPFDTLGLGVIGRKLAEYGYLCPGLFPWVNPGPATTESGMYVTKLVGIMYAFIFFLDLFMAIGWSGVFAGLVILCLVIGIIVILLIISRQPQNRYALAFLTPGLPFIPTIAITVNVYLIFKLSILTLVRFTVWMTLGLIMYFYYGITHSTLENPQEEFELAVDKTYIAPPQICEQTAVWDRHGYENKMAEDSWSQSNNTYWPDQNSAWSTNSKNTAVSNRQESSKKSSSGPARKPQQQSRVPVSPHPPVQSSNEQKKDGFGLFIDETQFPSWDD from the exons atgaaattttctctaccCTTACCTGGTGGTGGGACTGGTGTCACACTGTTTTCTAAACTTGTGAGGACAAAAGACTTAAAAGGACTCCAGGGCGACGATCCGCGGAGCACAAAGCCCAAACTTACG AAATGCTTGACAACGCTCGACTTGACATCCCTTGGTGTAGGATCGTGTTGCGGAACCGGCATGTACTTGGTGGTTGGAATGGTGGCAAGAAATATCGCTGGTCCCGGAGTGATACTCAGTTTTTTCATTGCAGCAATAGCTAGTATATTTTCAG GTGCTTGCTACGCGGAATTTGGCGTGAGAGTACCCCACACCTCTGGCTCAGCCTACATGTACTCGTATGTGACGGTGGGGGAGTTTGTTGCATTCGTAATAGGATGGAATATGATTTTAGAATATCTGATAG ggACAAGTGCATGTGCGTGCGCTCTATCAGCAAGCTTCGATTCTCTGGCGGGTGGTTCTATCAGTCGTGGAATTGCTGAATCCGTGGGAACAATATTTGGTCGCCCGCCTGACTTTGTGGCGTTTGGGATCACACTCTTCATGACATTCGTACTGGCCTTGGGTGCTAGCAAGTCCGTAATATTCAACAACACTCTCAATGCCGTCAACATTGCATCATGGGTATTCATTATGACTGCTGGGCTTTTCTACGTGGACACAGATACGTGGAGTGAACACCAAGGTTTCCTTCCTTTTGGCTGGAGTGGTGTCTTTACGGGTGCTGCTACATGTTTCTACGCTTTCATTGGCTTTGATATCATTGCAACAACCGGAGAAGAAGCACATTCACCACAAAAGAGCATTCCAAAG GCTATCGTTGGATCACTTATAATTGTGTTGATTGCTTACGTTTCAAGTAGCATCATCCTTACTCTGGTTGTACCCTTTGATCATGTTGACGGTGAATCTGCTCTTGTGCAAATGTGGACCTACGTTGGAGCTCCAAAGTGTCGCGCAGTTGTTGCCATTGGTGCTACTGCAGGGCTTTCAGTGGCTATGTTCGGCTCAATGTTTCCCATGCCAAGAGTGATTTATGCAATGGCACAAGATGGTCTCATATTCAAACAACTCTCACATCTCTGGCAACGTACCAATGCTCCTGGGATTGCTACAATTGGAAGTGGTTTGGCTGCTGGAGTAGTTGCCTTGACAGTACGTTTGGAAATTCTTGTTGAGATGATGTCTATTGGTACTCTGCTAGCTTATACTCTTGTCTCAACATGCGTACTTGTTTTGCGCTACCAACCACATAGCAGCTCATTAGTGGATCTCCTTCCTGCCCAATTGCGAACACCACAACCACCAGGAACACCTGATCCAGCTCATGCCTCGACTGTTCTTCAAGTTGACGGAGCTAAATCAAGCAAGAGTAAACAACAAAATGTCACGGTACGTCGTGTGACACGTGGATCTCCGGATTCTGATGATTCCTTCATTGATGATAGTCCCGAGGGTGGTTTCTTGGGGCGGGATGACCAATTTCTGGTGTCTGATAGATCGGAGAATAAATTCTACGGAAGCGTGCATGGTGCACCTACGGGACAACCTACGCCATTTGACACCCTTGGGCTAGGGGTAATAGGACGCAAGCTAGCAGAATATGGGTACCTATGTCCCGGACTCTTTCCATGGGTTAACCCAGGTCCAGCCACCACTGAAAGTGGTATGTACGTGACGAAGCTCGTGGGAATCATGTACGCATTCATCTTTTTTCTCGACTTGTTCATGGCAATTGGATGGAGTGGAGTATTCGCTGGATTAGTGATATTATGTTTGGTGATAGGAATAATTGTGATACTATTGATTATATCCCGACAACCTCAAAATAG ATATGCTCTGGCATTTCTCACTCCCGGACTTCCATTTATTCCTACCATTGCCATAACCGTGAACGTGTATCTAATATTTAAGCTCAGCATTCTAACATTGGTCAGATTCACCGTGTGGATGACTTTAGGTTTAATAATGTACTTTTACTATGGCATAACACACAGTACACTAGAGAATCCACAGGAGGAATTTGAACTTGCTGTGGATAAAACCTACATTGCTCCACCGCAAATCTGTGAGCAGACGGCTGTGTGGGATAGGCATGGATATGAGAATAAGATGGCTGAAGATTCGTGGTCACAGAGCAATAATACATACTGGCCGGATCAAAATAGTGCCTGGAGCACCAATAGTAAAAATACTGCCGTAAGCAACCGACAAGAAAGCAGTAAGAAATCATCTTCTGGGCCAGCAAGAAAACCACAACAGCAATCCCGTGTTCCAGTTTCTCCGCATCCGCCAGTACAATCCTCCAACGAACAGAAAAAAGATGGCTTTGGGCTCTTCATCGATGAGACGCAGTTCCCATCTTGGGATGACTAG
- the LOC129797454 gene encoding AP-2 complex subunit beta isoform X2 has product MTDSKYFTTTKKGEIFELKSELNNDKKEKKKEAVKKVIASMTVGKDVSALFPDVVNCMQTDNLELKKLVYLYLMNYAKSQPDMAIMAVNTFVKDCEDSNPLIRALAVRTMGCIRVDKITEYLCEPLRKCLKDEDPYVRKTAAVCVAKLYDISSSMVEDQGFLDQLKDLLSDSNPMVVANAVAALSEINEASQSGQPLVEMNSATINKLLTALNECTEWGQVFILDSLANYSPKDEREAQSICERITPRLAHANAAVVLSAVKVLMKLLEMLSSDSDFCATLTKKLAPPLVTLLSSEPEVQYVALRNINLIVQKRPDILKHEMKVFFVKYNDPIYVKLEKLDIMIRLANQGNIAQVLSELKEYATEVDVDFVRKAVRAIGRCAIKVEPSAERCVSTLLDLIQTKVNYVVQEAIVVIKDIFRKYPNKYESIISTLCENLDTLDEPEARASMVWIIGEYAERIDNADELLDSFLEGFQDENAQVQLQLLTAVVKLFLKRPADTQELVQHVLSLATQDSDNPDLRDRGFIYWRLLSTDPAAAKEVVLADKPLISEETDLLEPTLLDELICHISSLASVYHKPPTAFVEGRSAGIRKSLPNRQGSAEDGAHAVNEATVIPNQDSLIGDLLSMDIGVPMAQGAPEPVTSNVDLLGGGLDILLGGGGSGPTETNAAGGSGLLGDIFGISGSTSAMIQIPKIVWLPAEKGKGLEILGTFSRRGGQVFMDMTFTNKAMQAMTGFAIQLNKNSFGILPAAPLQVGPLQPSQSLDTSLQLATTGPVQRMEPLNNLQVAIKNNVDIFYFACLVHANALFSEDGQLDKRVFLTTWKEIPAANEVQYNLSGVHGSADSIAAKMTANNIYTIAKRNVEGQDMLYQSLKLTNNIWVLLELKLQPGNPDATLSLKTRSVEVSSMIFTAYESIIRSQ; this is encoded by the exons ATGACGGACTCAAAATACTTCACCACAACGAAGAAGGGAGAGATTTTCGAGTTAAAGTCCGAGCTCAATAATGataagaaggaaaagaagaaggaggCCGTAAAGAAA GTGATTGCCAGCATGACGGTGGGAAAGGACGTTTCTGCCCTCTTTCCTGACGTTGTCAACTGCATGCAAACGGATAATCTGGAGTTGAAGAAACTCGTCTATCTGTATCTGATGAACTACGCCAAATCCCAGCCTGACATGGCAATAATGGCCGTGAATACGTTTGTCAAG GATTGCGAAGATTCTAATCCACTAATTCGAGCTCTTGCTGTACGTACAATGGGATGCATTCGTGTGGACAAGATAACTGAGTATCTGTGTGAACCATTGAGAAAATGTCTCAAGGATGAGGATCCGTATGTAAGAAAGACAGCTGCAGTTTGTGTAGCTAAACTTTATGACATTTCCTCTTCAATg GTGGAAGATCAAGGCTTTCTGGATCAACTAAAAGATCTCCTATCGGACTCCAATCCGATGGTTGTTGCAAATGCCGTTGCGGCTCTCAGTGAGATAAACGAGGCTAGCCAGTCAGGACAGCCATTGGTGGAGATGAATTCTGCCACCATCAATAAACTCCTGACGGCCCTCAATGAGTGCACTGAGTGGGGTCAGGTGTTTATTCTTGATTCACTTGCAAACTACAGTCCAAAGGATGAGCGCGAGGCGCAGTCAATTTGCGAGAGAATCACCCCAAGATTGGCTCATGCGAATGCCGCTGTTGTCCTGAGTGCAGTCAAGGTGCTGATGAAGCTCCTCGAGATGCTCTCAAGCGACAGTGACTTTTGTGCTACATTAACTAAAAAATTGGCCCCACCCCTCGTAACGCTACTCTCTTCTGAGCCAGAGGTGCAATATGTGGCACTCCGGAATATTAATCTCATTGTGCAGAAACGTCCGGATATCCTCAAGCACGAAATGAAAGTCTTCTTCGTCAAATACAATGATCCAATCTATGTGAAATTGGAAAAGTTGGATATTATGATTCGTCTGGCAAATCAAGGCAATATTGCTCAAGTTCTCAGTGAACTGAAGGAGTATGCCACGGAAGTTGATGTAGACTTTGTAAGGAAGGCCGTACGGGCAATTGGACGGTGTGCTATTAAAGTTGAACCATCAGCTGAACGTTGTGTCTCAACGCTCCTCGATCTTATCCAGACGAAGGTTAACTATGTTGTCCAGGAAGCTATTGTCGtcataaaagatattttccgGAAGTATCCAAATAAGTATGAAAGTATCATCAGTACTCTATGTGAAAATCTTGACACTCTGGATGAACCAGAGGCACGTGCATCAATGGTGTGGATTATTGGGGAATACGCCGAAAGGATTGACAATGCCGATGAATTACTCGATAGCTTCTTAGAGGGCTTTCAAGATGAGAATGCTCAGGTGCAGCTGCAACTACTTACAGCTGTTGTAAAGCTCTTCCTGAAGCGTCCAGCAGATACACAAGAATTGGTTCAGCATGTCCTTTCGCTAGCTACTCAGGATAGTGATAATCCTGACTTGAGAGATCGTGGATTTATCTACTGGCGTTTGCTTTCAACCGATCCAGCTGCTGCAAAGGAAGTTGTGCTTGCGGATAAGCCCCTCATCTCGGAGGAAACAGATTTGCTGGAGCCCACCCTTCTTGATGAGTTGATTTGTCACATTTCCTCCTTGGCTAGTGTCTACCACAAGCCTCCGACAGCATTTGTTGAGGGACGCAGTGCTGGAATTCGCAAATCACTTCCCAATCGCCAGGGATCAGCGGAGGATGGTGCTCATGCAGTTAATGAGGCTACGGTGATTCCCAATCAAGATTCTCTCATTGGGGATTTGTTATCAATGGACATTGGTGTACCTATGGCACAAGGAGCCCCGGAACCCGTTACAAGCAATGTGGATCTTCTAGGAGGAGGATTGGATATCTTG cttGGAGGTGGTGGCAGCGGCCCAACTGAAACAAATGCCGCTGGCGGGTCAGGATTATTGGGTGATATCTTTGGAATATCCGGAAGTACCTCAGCAATGATTCAAATTCCAAAGATTGTATGGCTACCGGCGGAGAAGGGGAAAGGTCTCGAGATTCTGGGAACATTCTCACGGCGAGGTGGTCAGGTCTTCATGGATATGACATTTACAAATAAGGCTATGCAAGCCATGACAGGATTCGCCATTCAGCTCAATAAGAATAGCTTTGGAATTCTCCCAGCTGCCCCACTTCAAGTGGGTCCACTCCAGCCATCACAGAGCTTGGACACATCCTTACAATTGGCCACAACAGGACCCGTTCAGCGTATGGAGCCACTAAATAATCTCCAAGTGGCCATTAAGAACAACGTGGATATTTTCTACTTTGCCTGCCTCGTGCATGCCAATGCGCTATTTTCGGAGGATGGACAACTGGACAAGAGGGTGTTTCTGACAACCTGGAAAGAGATCCCAGCTGCTAATGAGGTGCAGTACAATCTGTCTGGAGTTCATGGATCGGCTGATAGTATTGCTGCAAAGATGACGGCAAATAACATCTACACAATTGCCAAAAGGAATGTCGAGGGACAGGATATGCTGTATCAATCCTTGAAGTTGACCAACAACATTTGGGTTCTGCTAGAGCTGAAACTACAACCAGGAAATCCCGATGCAACACTGAGTCTCAAGACGAGATCCGTGGAAGTATCATCGATGATCTTCACAGCATATGAAAGCATTATAAGATCTCAGTAA